A genomic stretch from Puntigrus tetrazona isolate hp1 chromosome 6, ASM1883169v1, whole genome shotgun sequence includes:
- the c6h1orf74 gene encoding UPF0739 protein C1orf74 homolog — protein MSPLQHMLISAAQKLLCPRKKRLSSSTCLDVIVQIMAVDLGVKPVFLYDSNAASSEQLQTYLKSLQESGVVTNPLRILSIDENTFIFNPTTIESHLDDLLRSKSLLLIDVCSSRKQPVLGGFEKTTEHMTKTLSEFFKSELEKGSSVILLREELYNDWNLCTLFGILLGYPASYWFDQTRGFGNCLCMTPLVVSTVWVKWQIRDTNHRCCLYSFSVPEELWSEVQSHVQRWTEHLRERFNKQPVLTDLCFSRDTVTLPSVTL, from the exons ATGTCACCACTACAAC ACATGCTCATCTCTGCTGCACAAAAGTTGCTGTGTCCACGGAAGAAACGTTTATCTTCGTCCACATGTCTTGATGTGATCGTTCAAATAATGGCTGTGGATCTGGGGGTCAAACCTGTGTTTCTTTACGACAGTAATGCTGCGTCTTCAGAGCAGCTTCAGACGTACCTTAAATCTCTACAGGAGTCTGGAGTTGTAACCAATCCACTACGGATTCTGTCCATTGatgaaaacactttcatttttaatcctACCACGATTGAGTCCCACTTGGATGATCTTCTCAGAAGCAAAAGTCTCCTTCTGATTGACGTATGTTCCTCCAGAAAACAACCCGTGCTGGGTGGCTTTGAAAAGACAACCGAGCATATGACCAAAACTCTTTCAGAATTCTTCAAGAGTGAGCTGGAGAAAGGCTCTTCAGTGATTTTGTTGAGAGAGGAGCTGTATAATGACTGGAACTTGTGCACTCTGTTTGGAATCCTGTTAGGTTATCCAGCTTCATACTGGTTTGATCAAACTAGAGGATTTGGGAACTGTCTGTGTATGACACCACTGGTGGTGAGCACGGTTTGGGTCAAATGGCAGATACGTGACACAAATCATCGCTGTTGTCTTTATTCATTCAGTGTTCCCGAAGAGCTCTGGTCAGAGGTACAAAGTCATGTGCAACGCTGGACTGAGCATCTGCGTGAGAGATTTAACAAACAGCCAGTTCTGACTGATCTCTGCTTTTCTAGAGATACTGTCACTTTGCCCTCTGTGACCCTTTAA
- the sirt4 gene encoding NAD-dependent protein lipoamidase sirtuin-4, mitochondrial, with translation MLLSWRSVPPRVAVGRCASTVQASVQRFVPASGSIDSSALEQVQAFVSQASRLFVISGAGLSTESGIPDYRSEGVGLYARTDRRPMQHSEFVRSAKSRQRYWARNYMGWPQFSSHQPNPAHFALRDWEEKGKLHWLVTQNVDALHSKTGQQKLTELHGSTHRVVCLDCGQLTPRAELQKRFVALNPGWAASAGAVAPDGDVFLEDEQVLNFVVPSCGACGGVLKPEVTFFGDVVNRTTVHFVYNKLAESDAVLVAGSSLQVFSGYRFLLAASERKLPIAIVNIGPTRADHLTDIRVSARCGEVLPAIQL, from the exons CGTGCCTCCTCGTGTGGCAGTAGGAAGATGTGCCTCTACAGTACAAGCTAGTGTGCAAAGATTTGTTCCTGCAAGTGGCTCAATTGACTCCAGTGCTTTGGAACAAGTCCAGGCCTTTGTGTCGCAGGCTTCTCGTCTGTTTGTGATAAGCGGTGCCGGACTCTCCACTGAATCTGGGATTCCAGACTACAGATCAGAAGGTGTGGGGCTGTATGCACGGACAGACAGGCGGCCGATGCAACACTCAGAGTTTGTGCGCAGTGCGAAATCTAGGCAACGATACTGGGCCCGGAACTACATGGGGTGGCCTCAGTTCTCCTCACACCAGCCGAATCCAGCGCACTTCGCATTACGAGACTGGGAGGAAAAGGGAAAGCTGCACTGGCTCGTCACTCAGAATGTAGATGCATTACACTCAAAGACTGGGCAGCAGAAACTAACTGAACTTCATGGATCTACACATAG GGTTGTGTGTTTGGACTGCGGGCAGCTGACTCCACGTGCTGAGCTTCAGAAACGTTTCGTAGCTCTTAACCCTGGCTGGGCAGCAAGTGCAGGCGCTGTGGCCCCAGATGGAGACGTGTTTCTGGAAGACGAGCAGGTGCTGAACTTCGTAGTACCTTCATGTGGTGCCTGCGGGGGTGTACTCAAACCTGAGGTGACGTTCTTTGGTGACGTAGTGAACCGGACTACAGTTCACTTCGTGTATAACAAGCTGGCTGAGTCTGATGCTGTGCTTGTGGCTGGATCTTCTCTCCAG GTTTTTTCAGGGTACCGCTTTCTCCTTGCTGCTAGTGAAAGAAAGCTTCCAATAGCCATCGTGAATATAGGACCCACTAGAGCTGACCACCTGACTGACATCAGGGTGAGTGCACGCTGTGGAGAAGTGCTGCCAGCCATCCAACTCTGA